Proteins from one Triticum aestivum cultivar Chinese Spring chromosome 7A, IWGSC CS RefSeq v2.1, whole genome shotgun sequence genomic window:
- the LOC123147138 gene encoding BTB/POZ and MATH domain-containing protein 2-like: protein MPFAGVSVISRGKLLEDTFPMPVINASAASGYHLLIVEEYSCTSRSAVSRSFTVGGHTWRIYYYPDDDGFISLNLYLHEEPTATPVKAQYKFSFIDESDKQESARIHRLKIFEFQAYSMNSCGRLMTRENLGKSKHFKNDSFTIRCDIVVINNVTTTTTSEFKEIEVPSSDMQRNFMDLLLTGEGTDVVFEVGGETFAAHRCILAARSTVFRALLFGPMKEGTSTMVQVNDMDPNVFKTMLDFIYGDSLLVPEAGENSWVLLQHLLVAADRYDLQRLKHMCEKKLCEHISVSTATTVLALADEQGCGELKKACYGFLRCPVNLRAVVDTEGFDHIQGSCPHLIKDIIFGVLPS, encoded by the coding sequence ATGCCGTTCGCGGGTGTATCTGTCATCTCCCGCGGTAAGCTCCTGGAGGACACCTTCCCAATGCCGGTGATCAACGCCAGTGCCGCCAGCGGGTACCACTTGCTCATCGTTGAAGAATACTCGTGCACCAGCAGATCCGCAGTGTCTCGCTCATTCACAGTGGGAGGCCACACCTGGCGCATCTATTACTACCCGGACGATGATGGCTTCATATCACTTAATCTTTACCTGCACGAGGAACCAACTGCAACACCCGTCAAGGCGCAGTACAAGTTCAGTTTCATCGATGAGAGTGACAAGCAAGAGTCGGCACGTATCCATCGCctcaaaatatttgaatttcaagCTTACAGCATGAACAGCTGCGGTAGATTAATGACACGAGAGAACTTGGGGAAATCCAAACACTTCAAGAACGATAGCTTCACCATCCGGTGCGACATCGTGGTCATCAACAATGTCACCACCACCACAACTTCTGAGTTCAAGGAGATCGAGGTGCCATCGTCTGACATGCAACGTAACTTCATGGACCTTCTCCTGACCGGGGAGGGCACCGACGTGGTGTTTGAGGTCGGCGGTGAGACTTTTGCCGCCCACCGCTGCATCCTTGCGGCCCGGTCTACAGTCTTCAGGGCTTTACTCTTCGGCCCCATGAAGGAAGGCACATCAACAATGGTACAGGTAAATGACATGGACCCAAATGTGTTCAAGACGATGCTTGATTTCATCTACGGTGACTCGCTGCTAGTGCCGGAGGCCGGTGAGAATAGTTGGGTCCTGCTACAGCACCTGCTCGTCGCAGCGGACAGGTATGACCTCCAAAGATTGAAGCACATGTGTGAGAAGAAACTATGCGAGCACATCAGTGTGAGCACTGCGACGACCGTCCTGGCCCTGGCTGATGAGCAAGGCTGTGGAGAGCTGAAGAAAGCGTGTTACGGTTTCCTCCGCTGTCCGGTAAATCTGAGGGCAGTCGTGGATACCGAAGGTTTTGATCATATACAGGGGAGCTGCCCTCATCTTATAAAGGACATTATCTTTGGCGTGCTGCCCTCGTAG